The following proteins are encoded in a genomic region of Protaetiibacter sp. SSC-01:
- a CDS encoding M23 family metallopeptidase, with amino-acid sequence MSRRRLGVLTVLLSMSLVVIHDLPASATTIAQEESSTLPGQELVLTDASFAASAMKVPVMNDRDDFSLTYYTPVQWPINPGSPISSYFGGRAAPCAGCSTNHHGVDFTPGAGVPVHAIADGVVVSMPIGGLGTQVVIKHVIDGQTVYSAYGHMQSGSATAVGTRVRMGDVVGRVGNTGMSSGTHLHLAIMVGDWNFIDPLPWMRAHVTEAWNG; translated from the coding sequence ATGAGCCGCCGCCGCCTCGGCGTGTTGACCGTGCTGCTGAGCATGTCGCTCGTCGTCATCCACGACCTGCCCGCCTCCGCGACGACGATCGCGCAGGAGGAGAGCTCGACCCTGCCCGGCCAGGAGCTCGTGCTCACCGACGCGTCGTTCGCCGCCTCCGCGATGAAGGTGCCGGTCATGAACGACCGCGACGACTTCTCGCTCACCTACTACACGCCCGTGCAGTGGCCCATCAACCCCGGCAGCCCCATCTCGAGCTACTTCGGCGGCCGCGCCGCCCCGTGCGCGGGCTGCTCGACCAACCACCACGGGGTCGACTTCACCCCGGGCGCCGGCGTCCCCGTCCACGCGATCGCCGACGGCGTCGTCGTGTCGATGCCGATCGGGGGCCTCGGAACCCAGGTGGTCATCAAGCACGTCATCGACGGCCAGACGGTCTACAGCGCCTACGGCCACATGCAGTCGGGCTCCGCCACCGCCGTGGGCACCCGCGTGCGGATGGGCGACGTCGTCGGGCGCGTGGGCAACACGGGCATGAGCTCGGGCACCCACCTGCACCTGGCGATCATGGTGGGCGACTGGAACTTCATCGACCCGCTGCCGTGGATGCGCGCGCACGTGACCGAGGCCTGGAACGGCTGA